In the Malus domestica chromosome 16, GDT2T_hap1 genome, one interval contains:
- the LOC114821942 gene encoding leucine-rich repeat protein 1-like encodes MAIWVLLLHLVAAALVLLSPATANLEGDALYALRQAVKDPNSVLQSWDPTLVDPCTWFHVTCDGDNRVTRLDLGNANLSGNLVPELGRLERLQYLELYMNNLMGSIPEQLGGLKSLVSLDLYHNNFSGSIPPSLSNLSNLKFLRLNDNRLTGSIPRELTKLQSLKILDVSNNDLCGTFPTTGSFSNFSEESFKNNPRLEGPELMGFVRYDSTRGSCK; translated from the exons ATGGCGATCTGGGTTTTGCTGCTTCATCTTGTTGCTGCTGCCCTTGTTCTACTGTCACCCGCAACTGCAAACCTAGAAG GAGATGCTTTGTATGCTTTGAGACAAGCTGTGAAGGATCCGAACAGTGTTCTGCAGAGCTGGGATCCGACCTTGGTTGATCCCTGCACTTGGTTTCATGTCACCTGCGACGGCGACAATCGGGTTACTCGACT AGACCTTGGAAATGCAAACCTGTCGGGCAATCTTGTACCCGAGTTGGGGAGGCTCGAGCGCCTTCAGTACCT GGAATTGTACATGAACAACTTGATGGGATCTATACCAGAACAACTTGGAGGATTGAAGAGCCTTGTGAGCTTGGATCTCTACCACAATAACTTCTCTGGGTCCATCCCACCCTCCCTATCCAACCTCTCCAATCTTAAATTCTT GAGGCTGAATGATAACAGATTGACTGGAAGCATACCTAGAGAGCTTACCAAACTTCAAAGCCTCAAGATACT TGATGTATCCAACAACGATTTGTGTGGTACTTTCCCAACCACAGGCTCCTTCTCCAATTTCTCAGAAGAAAG TTTCAAGAATAACCCAAGATTGGAAGGGCCAGAACTGATGGGATTTGTGAGATATGATAGTACCAGAGGAAGCTGCAAATGA
- the LOC114822236 gene encoding cytochrome b-c1 complex subunit 9, mitochondrial-like, translating into MEGTLFPSRPVYLIPANRLTQPNSQIRTEAEGNRFAQIAIDSAARMSSGGLFEGLYRVIMRYDSVYVTFVITGAFLGEQAVYYGVHKLWEYNNVEERYEDIPVLGTRQSEK; encoded by the exons ATGGAAGGTACACTCTTTCCATCTCGACCTGTATATCTCATCCCAGCAAACAGACTAACACAGCCAAACTCTCAG ATCAGAACAGAAGCAGAAGGAAACAGATTCGCGCAGATCGCCATAGATTCAGCGGCTCGAATGAGCAGCGGAGGCCTATTCGAAGGTCTATACAGGGTCATCATGCGCTATGACTCTGTCTACGTCACCTTCGTCATCACTGGAGCCTTCCTCGGCGAGCAGGCTGTATATTATGGAGTTCATAAGCTGTGGGAGTACAATAATGTTGAGGAACGATATGAAGATATTCCAGTTCTGGGGACAAGGCAATCAGAAAAATGA
- the LOC103414085 gene encoding uncharacterized protein At2g33490-like isoform X2 → MKTSLRKLRGFALHKHDAKDWGDLRPLPQLDELAQASKDMHDMRDCYDSLLSAAAATANSAYEFSESLREMGSCLLQKTALNDDEESGSVLLKLGKLQYELHKLVDSYRSHIFQTIAVPSESLLNELQTVEEMKLQCDEKRDVYDFMIKRYKEKGRSRGGGKGESFSMQQIQLARDEYDEEATLFVFRLKSLKQGQSRSLLTQAARHHAAQLSFFKKALRSVESVEPHVKLVTEKKHIDYEFHGLDDEGDGDNDDDESDDNDSLGVNDDGELSFDFEKHDQDQDVSTSRNSMELDQADITFPKVAHVEALKDRLHRNSFSFKRRGVSQSAPLFAEANLDRAEKMRQRQPSFSQKFHSYVLPTPIDKSPISTGSGMPVPHTVQTTLSERTQNLWHSSPLKPGNEKMGEKRVAGTNFTNVPSVLKESNNIIAPYRLPPPLPGQVLFLGQDPLVASDLKKMKRQAFSGPLTSEPWASKPTPSVQHQLFSGPILPNPGSQPLSTSPKVSPNTSPTFMSSPKISELHELPRPPVASKAPRRVGLVGHSAPLVARRQMQSATNKPVVSPKAAPLPKPPRVLARSHSIPTRDHTVGEFHVTEPQEASPTPIPEMPDNSPPLTPITLPNTAKPLSPSSEIVTRAVQFRGGD, encoded by the exons ATGAAAACCTCTCTCAGAAAGCTGCGAGGTTTCGCACTTCACAAGCACGATGCCAAGGACTGGGGGGATCTCCGGCCGCTGCCGCAATTGGACGAGCTCGCCCAGGCTTCCAAG GATATGCACGATATGAGGGACTGCTATGATAGCTTACTTTCTGCAGCTGCCGCCACAGCTAATAGCGCTTATG AGTTTTCGGAGTCGCTGCGAGAAATGGGTTCTTGTCTTCTTCAGAAAACTGCACTAAATGATGATGAAGAAAGTG GTTCAGTTCTACTGAAGCTAGGGAAACTGCAATATGAACTCCATAAACTCGTTGATAGCTAT CGCTCTCATATATTCCAGACAATTGCAGTTCCATCAGAATCTCTTCTGAATGaacttcaaacagttgag GAGATGAAACTACAATGTGATGAAAAAAG AGATGTATATGATTTTATGATAAAGAGAtacaaagaaaaagggaggtCAAGAGGTGGTGGGAAAGGAGAGAGCTTTTCTATGCAGCAAATACAATTGGCTCGTGATGAATATGATGAGGAGGCAACATTATTTGTTTTCCGGTTGAAATCTCTGAAGCAAGGACAATCTCGTAGTCTTCTCACGCAGGCAGCTCGCCATCATGCTGCtcag TTGTCCTTCTTCAAGAAAGCACTTAGGTCTGTTGAGTCAGTAGAGCCACATGTGAAATTGGTAACTGAGAAGAAGCATATTGATTACGAGTTCCATGGGCTAGATGATGAAGGGGATGGTGACAACGATGATGATGAGAGTGATGACAATGATAGCTTGGGTGTGAATGATGATGGAGAATTGAGCTTTGACTTTGAAAAACATGACCAGGATCAAGATGTTTCTACTTCAAGAAACTCAATGGAG TTGGATCAGGCGGACATTACCTTTCCCAAAGTAGCACATGTGGAAGCTCTAAAG GACAGACTCCACAGGAATTCATTTTCATTTAAGCGCAGGGGAGTCAGCCAATCAGCTCCGCTCTTTGCTGAAGCTAATTTAGATCGAGCTGAAAAAATGAGACAGAGGCAGCCATCATTCTCACAGAAGTTCCACTCATATGTACTACCAACACCAATTGATAAGAGTCCAATTTCTACTGGATCAGGTATGCCAGTGCCCCACACTGTACAGACAACTTTAAGTGAGCGAACACAGAATTTGTGGCATTCATCACCCTTGAAACCAGGGAATGAAAAGATGGGAGAGAAGAGAGTTGCTGGAACCAATTTTACAAATGTGCCGTCGGTACTCAAAGAGAGCAACAATATTATAGCACCTTATCGATTACCCCCTCCTCTCCCAGGTCAGGTCCTGTTTTTGGGGCAGGATCCACTGGTTGCCTCtgacttaaaaaaaatgaaaaggcaAGCATTCTCAGGTCCATTGACAAGTGAGCCATGGGCTTCCAAACCTACCCCCTCGGTCCAGCACCAATTGTTTTCTGGACCTATTTTGCCCAATCCAGGGTCTCAACCTCTGTCAACTTCACCTAAAGTGTCTCCAAATACTTCGCCTACTTTTATGTCCTCTCCTAAAATAAGTGAACTTCATGAGCTTCCTAGGCCACCAGTAGCCTCCAAGGCTCCAAGACGTGTGGGTTTAGTTGGTCATTCAGCTCCCTTGGTGGCCAGACGACAAATGCAATCAGCAACAAATAAACCAGTGGTGTCACCCAAAGCAGCTCCTCTGCCAAAACCTCCTCGGGTCCTTGCTCGTAGTCACTCTATACCTACAAGGGATCATACAGTGGGGGAGTTCCATGTAACTGAACCACAGGAAGCTTCCCCTACCCCCATTCCTGAAATGCCAGACAATTCACCTCCTTTGACTCCAATAACCTTACCTAACACAGCTAAGCCACTGTCACCCAGCTCTGAGATTGTCACGCGGGCTGTTCAATTCAGAG GCGGAGATTGA
- the LOC103414085 gene encoding uncharacterized protein At2g33490-like isoform X1, with product MKTSLRKLRGFALHKHDAKDWGDLRPLPQLDELAQASKDMHDMRDCYDSLLSAAAATANSAYEFSESLREMGSCLLQKTALNDDEESGSVLLKLGKLQYELHKLVDSYRSHIFQTIAVPSESLLNELQTVEEMKLQCDEKRDVYDFMIKRYKEKGRSRGGGKGESFSMQQIQLARDEYDEEATLFVFRLKSLKQGQSRSLLTQAARHHAAQLSFFKKALRSVESVEPHVKLVTEKKHIDYEFHGLDDEGDGDNDDDESDDNDSLGVNDDGELSFDFEKHDQDQDVSTSRNSMELDQADITFPKVAHVEALKDRLHRNSFSFKRRGVSQSAPLFAEANLDRAEKMRQRQPSFSQKFHSYVLPTPIDKSPISTGSGMPVPHTVQTTLSERTQNLWHSSPLKPGNEKMGEKRVAGTNFTNVPSVLKESNNIIAPYRLPPPLPGQVLFLGQDPLVASDLKKMKRQAFSGPLTSEPWASKPTPSVQHQLFSGPILPNPGSQPLSTSPKVSPNTSPTFMSSPKISELHELPRPPVASKAPRRVGLVGHSAPLVARRQMQSATNKPVVSPKAAPLPKPPRVLARSHSIPTRDHTVGEFHVTEPQEASPTPIPEMPDNSPPLTPITLPNTAKPLSPSSEIVTRAVQFRGKLNILIPFLFYAAKYEVEVVFY from the exons ATGAAAACCTCTCTCAGAAAGCTGCGAGGTTTCGCACTTCACAAGCACGATGCCAAGGACTGGGGGGATCTCCGGCCGCTGCCGCAATTGGACGAGCTCGCCCAGGCTTCCAAG GATATGCACGATATGAGGGACTGCTATGATAGCTTACTTTCTGCAGCTGCCGCCACAGCTAATAGCGCTTATG AGTTTTCGGAGTCGCTGCGAGAAATGGGTTCTTGTCTTCTTCAGAAAACTGCACTAAATGATGATGAAGAAAGTG GTTCAGTTCTACTGAAGCTAGGGAAACTGCAATATGAACTCCATAAACTCGTTGATAGCTAT CGCTCTCATATATTCCAGACAATTGCAGTTCCATCAGAATCTCTTCTGAATGaacttcaaacagttgag GAGATGAAACTACAATGTGATGAAAAAAG AGATGTATATGATTTTATGATAAAGAGAtacaaagaaaaagggaggtCAAGAGGTGGTGGGAAAGGAGAGAGCTTTTCTATGCAGCAAATACAATTGGCTCGTGATGAATATGATGAGGAGGCAACATTATTTGTTTTCCGGTTGAAATCTCTGAAGCAAGGACAATCTCGTAGTCTTCTCACGCAGGCAGCTCGCCATCATGCTGCtcag TTGTCCTTCTTCAAGAAAGCACTTAGGTCTGTTGAGTCAGTAGAGCCACATGTGAAATTGGTAACTGAGAAGAAGCATATTGATTACGAGTTCCATGGGCTAGATGATGAAGGGGATGGTGACAACGATGATGATGAGAGTGATGACAATGATAGCTTGGGTGTGAATGATGATGGAGAATTGAGCTTTGACTTTGAAAAACATGACCAGGATCAAGATGTTTCTACTTCAAGAAACTCAATGGAG TTGGATCAGGCGGACATTACCTTTCCCAAAGTAGCACATGTGGAAGCTCTAAAG GACAGACTCCACAGGAATTCATTTTCATTTAAGCGCAGGGGAGTCAGCCAATCAGCTCCGCTCTTTGCTGAAGCTAATTTAGATCGAGCTGAAAAAATGAGACAGAGGCAGCCATCATTCTCACAGAAGTTCCACTCATATGTACTACCAACACCAATTGATAAGAGTCCAATTTCTACTGGATCAGGTATGCCAGTGCCCCACACTGTACAGACAACTTTAAGTGAGCGAACACAGAATTTGTGGCATTCATCACCCTTGAAACCAGGGAATGAAAAGATGGGAGAGAAGAGAGTTGCTGGAACCAATTTTACAAATGTGCCGTCGGTACTCAAAGAGAGCAACAATATTATAGCACCTTATCGATTACCCCCTCCTCTCCCAGGTCAGGTCCTGTTTTTGGGGCAGGATCCACTGGTTGCCTCtgacttaaaaaaaatgaaaaggcaAGCATTCTCAGGTCCATTGACAAGTGAGCCATGGGCTTCCAAACCTACCCCCTCGGTCCAGCACCAATTGTTTTCTGGACCTATTTTGCCCAATCCAGGGTCTCAACCTCTGTCAACTTCACCTAAAGTGTCTCCAAATACTTCGCCTACTTTTATGTCCTCTCCTAAAATAAGTGAACTTCATGAGCTTCCTAGGCCACCAGTAGCCTCCAAGGCTCCAAGACGTGTGGGTTTAGTTGGTCATTCAGCTCCCTTGGTGGCCAGACGACAAATGCAATCAGCAACAAATAAACCAGTGGTGTCACCCAAAGCAGCTCCTCTGCCAAAACCTCCTCGGGTCCTTGCTCGTAGTCACTCTATACCTACAAGGGATCATACAGTGGGGGAGTTCCATGTAACTGAACCACAGGAAGCTTCCCCTACCCCCATTCCTGAAATGCCAGACAATTCACCTCCTTTGACTCCAATAACCTTACCTAACACAGCTAAGCCACTGTCACCCAGCTCTGAGATTGTCACGCGGGCTGTTCAATTCAGAGGTAAGTTGAACATTCTTATAccctttcttttttatgccgCCAAATATGAAGTTGAG gTGGTGTTCTATTAG
- the LOC114822056 gene encoding zinc finger protein CONSTANS-LIKE 14-like, which produces MVSPKSGGVEGVSCDFCSDQPAVLYCRADSAKLCLFCDQLVHSANLLSRKHERSLICDNCASEAVSVRCSTDNLVLCQECDWDAHGSCSVSAAHDRTPLEGFSGCPSALELASLLGLDLQDKTLPARPDLQSQNWDMGLPSMDSSWNGFGLQDLMVPNRNQNCVVYRTGEMKRQNSGGIGGKQKHGIQKQLLELFKRDLDGGGGGGGGGGGGGGENLVPGTPARNGWQEENGSENMEGHASIDVRNENGGVDGVVAPAAASQPVLQQQTPFTTLLMMPEENRDGDMLWDSNPHGHNTQIWDFNLGRLRDHEESGPLEVTYGSNDSGFMIKNFSELVKETSLTDTKMFRDMYQVNCPIGHEDIKFNLNFDGHHQGPATSASSNVPIGRPSSGSVFGEDKCCGSSTDINFMEQSFVMKGDSLRTVGTKADMELLAQNRGNAMLRYKEKKKTRRYEKHIRYESRKARADTRMRVKGRFVKATTDAPDG; this is translated from the exons ATGGTGAGCCCCAAATCTGGAGGTGTAGAAGGGGTGTCCTGCGATTTCTGCAGCGACCAGCCGGCGGTTCTCTACTGCCGGGCAGACTCCGCCAAGCTCTGCTTGTTCTGCGACCAACTCGTCCACTCCGCTAACTTGCTCTCCCGGAAGCACGAGCGCTCTCTGATCTGTGATAATTGCGCCTCGGAGGCCGTCTCAGTCCGCTGCTCCACCGACAACCTCGTTCTCTGCCAGGAGTGCGATTGGGACGCCCACGGTAGCTGCTCTGTCTCCGCGGCGCACGATCGCACCCCTCTCGAGGGATTCTCAGGCTGCCCCTCGGCGCTCGAGCTCGCCTCTCTTTTGGGTCTGGATCTCCAGGACAAGACTCTGCCGGCTCGACCCGACCTGCAGTCCCAGAACTGGGATATGGGTTTGCCGTCCATGGATTCGTCTTGGAATGGGTTTGGACTGCAGGACTTGATGGTGCCCAATCGCAACCAGAACTGCGTCGTTTACCGGACTGGTGAAATGAAGAGACAGAATAGTGGGGGCATAGGCGGGAAACAAAAGCACGGGATACAGAAGCAGCTGCTGGAGTTGTTTAAGAGAGACTTGgatggtggaggtggaggtggcggtggcggtggagGCGGTGGTGGTGAGAATTTGGTGCCAGGTACGCCGGCAAGGAATGGTTGGCAGGAGGAGAATGGGAGTGAGAATATGGAAGGGCATGCTTCAATTGATGTGAGGAATGAGAATGGAGGTGTTGACGGGGTTGTAGCTCCAGCTGCGGCTTCGCAGCCAGTGTTGCAGCAGCAAACACCCTTTACGACTCTGCTCATGATGCCGGAAGAGAACCGTGACGGTGACATGTTGTGGGATAGCAATCCCCATGGACACAACACTCAG ATATGGGATTTTAATTTAGGACGGTTGAGGGATCATGAAGAGTCAGGTCCATTGGAAGTCACATATGGTTCAAACGATTCAGGATTTATGATTAAGAATTTTAGCGAACTTGTGAAAGAAACATCATTGACTGATACAAAAATGTTCAGAGATATGTACCAGGTGAACTGCCCTATTGGACATGAGGACATAAAATTCAAT TTGAATTTTGACGGCCATCATCAGGGTCCAGCAACATCTGCAAGCAGCAACGTCCCTATTGGACGGCCATCATCAGGGTCGGTATTTGGCGAAGACAAATGTTGTGGTTCCTCTACCGACATCAATTTTATGGAACAATCATTTGTTATGAAGGGTGACAGTCTGAGAACAGTAGGAACAAAGGCGGACATGGAGTTGCTTGCACAAAACAGAGGCAACGCCATGCTTcgttacaaagagaagaagaaaacccGAAG ATATGAGAAGCACATAAGGTACGAGTCAAGGAAGGCAAGAGCTGATACCAGGATGCGAGTCAAGGGTCGATTTGTGAAGGCTACTACCGATGCTCCTGATGGTTAG